The sequence CGTAGCGGCTGCGCAGCGCCCCGACGATGTGGCGGGCGGCCCGGTCGTCGACCTCCTCGCCGCGTTCGCCGTCCGCCGGGGCCAGCAGCAGGGCCAGGCCCGTGCGGTCGTCGTAGACGGCGTCCTGGAGGACCCGCGGGGAGATGTCCTGGATCCCGGCGAGGTCGGCGATGGAGCGACGGAACTGCACGTCGAGGTACGAGCCCACGTCCCCGGCCTGGAGGTCCATGTCGACCAGTGCGGTACGCCGTCCGGAGGCGGCCGCGGCCAGCGCGAACTGGACGGCGGTGAAGGTGGTCCCCACGCCCCCCTTGGCTCCGGTGACGGTGACCACCCGGCCGCCGGGCCCGGTGAACACGTCGGCCCCGCGCCCCAGGTGGCGGCGTACGCCCACGGACCACTGGGCGGCGGCCTGAACCCGGGCGGCCAGTTCCTCGTAGGAGAGCGGGAGGCCGATCAGGCCCCGCGCGCCCGAGTCCATCGCGGCGGAGAAGAGGGCGGGTCCGGCGTCGGAGGAGAGCAGGACCACCCCCACCGCGGGGAAGCGCAGGGCGACCTCGCGGATGAGCTCAAGGGCGGGGACGGGGCCGATCCGCTCGTGGACCAGGACGACCTCGGGGAGTTCGTCGATGGATTCGGCGGCGAGCCGGGCGAGGGTGTCCAGCAGGGTGGTGGAGTCGGGGACCGGGAGGGCCGGTTCGGCGGCGGGGAGCTGGCTGAGGAGGGTGGCGATGGCGCGGGCGGCGTCCGGGTCGCCGGCCGCGGGGAGGATTCGGGTGGTCATCCGGGCCTGCCTTACTTGTCCCCGTCGAGGGTGTACGTGCGGTCGCTCGGGCTCGGCGCCGAGTCGGTGCCGGGGGCCACGAGCGCCAGGCGCACGTGCTCCGCGAAGGACTCGGCGTACGCGACGCGCTGGGTGTCCTTGGTGTTGAGGGCGAAGGTGATCGGGACGGCCTCGGCCGGGCCGTTGCGGTCGCTGTTCTTCTCCAGGGCGGTGAGCTTGCCGACGCCCAGGACGCGGGCGTTGGCGACGATGATCACCGACCGGGAGGGGTCGGTGTCCTTGGCTCCCTTGAAGGTGGCGATGATGTTGACCTTCGCGCCCGAGGTGATCTTGCCCGCCACGCCGGTCGCCGCGTCGATCATGATGGCGATCTCCTGCTCGCCGGGCTGGAGCTGCGGCCGGTCGACGAACATGTCCGACTGGAGCAGCGAGCCCTTCTTCAGGGTGGTGAGCGCGATCTTGTCCTTGAGCGCGCCGAGGTCGGTGACGGCGGTCTCGGAGAGCCAGCGCCTGGGCACGGTGATCTCCTCGAACTGCCCCTCCGCCAGCGGGCTGTACGGGGCGATGTCGCCCTTGGCGCGGTAGGCGACGACCTCGGCCCCGACCTTGGAATTGACGTCGCCGATCACCACGAGGACGCCGGCGAAGGCCCCGAGCGCGCACAGGATCGACAGGAGCAGCAGGATGACGCCGCGGCGCTGGCGTGAGTTCATGGCCGTACTACCTCGCCGTTCTTCGTTCGATCTTGCGTTCGGGCCGGGCGGATCGGTCGGTGCGGGCGGATCGGTCGGGGCGGTCCGGTCGCTCCGGCCGGTCGGATGGGACCGTGCCCGCTCCCGCGGGTGGCGGTGCGCTGAGAGGCGCGGAGCAGAAGCCGCACCGGTCGCCGATGAGTTCGAGGCCGCACCAGCGGCACTCGTCGCGGCGGACCGAGGCGACCAGCTGGTAGAGGACGTTCGGGTCCGGGATGCCGGCGGCGAACTCGACGAGCTTCTGGGTGCCCCACCAGGCGGGCGAGTCGGCCGGCAGCGGGTTCTCCATGACCCCCTGCACCTGCCAGGCGGGGGCGAGTTCGGCCGCGACCCAGTCGGAGGCGAGCTGCCCGCGGGCGAAGGTGAGGTGGGTGGCGAACTCGGGCCCGGCCGGCAGGGCCGCGCCCGCTCCGTGCGAGCTGTGGGAGCCGCGGGAGCCGTGCGAGCCGCGGGAGGCGGCGGAGCCGCCCAGCCTGACCAGGTGCGGCGCCGGGTGGGCGAGTACGGCGAACTGCGCGCTCGGCGACCACGACCTGGCGTGCGCCTTGAGCCCGACCGGGACCCGGTCGAGTTTGGCGACCGAGCCCAGCAGGGCGCCAGCGTAGATGTAGTGGGACAGCAGGCGGGCCGCGGAGGCGATCACTCCGGGGCTGAAGTCGCAGACGCTGAGCTGGCGCAGCTGACGTACCAGCAGGGCGGTGCCCAGCGGCGGCAGATCGATGTCGAGGAGCGCGATCCGGTCGGTTTCCAGGATGGCCCGTACGGTGTGCAGCCGCTGCACGGTGGCGGGGGGCAGCCAGGACGGTACGAGGGCCACGAGGTGGCCGTGCCCCTCCAGCAGCGTGCTGGTCTCGGCGAGCGCACCCTCCAGGTCGAGGCGCCCGGGCGGGTGCAGTACGGCGGCCCCGGGCGTGTGCCGGTCGGGGGCGGGAAGCACCAGGTCGGCGCTGGTGACAGCGATGGCGGTCGGCACGCGGATCCCCCTGTTCACCCCGTACGCCACGGACGTCCGCACACCCGTGGCAGGCCCCGCGACGCGCCCGTACGGTGCCCGTCGCGTACGCGCACGCACTGCGCGACCGCAAACGATCGACGCCCTTCCCCCTTGCTCCAGCACCATATCCGCGTCACCCCTGGCCGGGCAGGGTCTTGGTAATTCCCGTGACACGAGCGCATGTCACAGGTGGCGGGAAACCCGGACAACAGGGATCGGGCATTCGGCCATTTCAAGCCACATTGCAAAGACTCTTGACACCAGGATTGGTCTGGACCAACTTGGCACCGCAGGCCTTGAGTTGCCCGTCCCCACCGGGCCGGCCCCACCCGTCCGCCTTCCTCCCCCCACCGGAGCCCACGTGAACCGCATACGCTCCCTCGCCCTGCTGGGCGCCGCCACCCTCGCCGCGGGCGGCCTGAGCGCCCTCGCCACCGGCACCGCCCAGGCCGCGGACATCAACGTCGCCCGCAACGGAGGCTTCGAGTCCGGTCTCGCCGACTGGTCGTGTTCGGGCGGCAGCGGCGCCGCCGTCTCCTCCCCCGTCTTCGCCGGGGCCGGGGCCCTGAGGGCCACTCCGGCCGGTTCCGACAACGCCCGCTGCAGCCAGACCGTCACGGTCAAGCCGAACTCGACGTACACGCTGAGCACCCAGGTGCAGGGCTCCTACGTGTACCTCGGCGCGACGGGGACCGGCACGCAGGACGTGTCCACCTGGACCCCCGGCTCGGGCTCCGGCTGGCAGAAGCTCTCCACCACCTTCACCACCGGCCCCGCCACCACCCAGGTCACCGTGTACACCCACGGCTGGTACGGCCAGCCGGCCTACGTCGTCGACGAGTTCAGCGTCTTCGGCCCGGACGGCGGCGGGGGCACCGACCCCGGCCCGTCCGTCCCCGGCGCCCCGGCCGGGACCGCCGTTTCCGGCCAGAGCGCGAACGGCCTCATCCTTTCGTGGAACGCGGTCAGCGGAGCGACCGGCTATCACGTGTACCAGGACGGCGTCCGGGTGCAGAGCGCGACCTCGGCCTCCGCCCAGATCGCCGGGCTCGCCGCGGCGACCTCGTACTCCTTCCAGGTGAGCGCGTACAACGCGGCGGGCGAGGGCTCCAAGTCGGCGCCGGTGACCGGCACCACGACCGGCGGCGGCCCGGGCCCCGGCCCGAACCCCGCCGTCCCCAAGCACGCCCTGACGGGCTACTGGCAGAACTTCAACAACGGGGCGACCGTCCAGAAGATCTCCGACGTCTCCGCGCAGTACGACATCATCGCCGTCTCCTTCGCCGACGCCACCACCACGCCCGGCGCCATCACCTTCAACCTCGACTCGGCGGGCCTCGGCGGCTACACCGTCGCCCAGTTCAAGGCGGACGTCGCTGCGAAGAAGGCGGCCGGCAAGTCGGTCATCCTCTCCATCGGCGGCGAGAAGGGCACCATCTCGGTCAACGACTCCGCCTCCGCGAACAACCTGGCGAACTCGGCGTACGCGCTGATGCAGGAGTACGGGTTCACCGGTATCGACATCGACCTGGAGAACGGGATCAACCCGACGTACATGACGCAGGCGCTGCGCTCGCTGTCCGCGAAGGCGGGCCCCTCGCTCGTCATCACGATGGCCCCGCAGACCATCGACATGCAGTCCACGCAGGGCGGGTACTTCAAGACGGCCCTGAACATCAAGGACATCCTCACCGTCGTCAACATGCAGTACTACAACAGCGGCTCGATGAACGGCTGCGACGGCAAGGTCTACTCGCAGGGCTCGGTGGACTTCCTCACCGCGCTCGCCTGCATCCAGCTGGAGGGCGGCCTGGACCCCTCCCAGGTGGGCATCGGCGTCCCGGCCTCCCCGAGCGGCGCCGGCAGCGGCTACGTCTCGCCGACGATCGTCAACAACGCCCTGGACTGCCTGGCGCGCGGCACGAGCTGCGGATCGTTCAAGCCCTCGAAGACCTACCCCGGGCTGCGCGGCGCGATGACCTGGTCGACCAACTGGGACGCCAAGGCGGGTAACGCTTGGTCCGACGCGGTGGGTCCCAAGGTCCACGGCCTGCCGTAGGCGGTACGTGTGGGGGTGGCCTGAATCGGTTCGGCGAGCACGACGGGTGCTTGACCGGGACATGCCACGAGAGCACGCTGTGCGCACGTCCGCACGGCTACCCCCACACTCCCCACCCAGGAGAACGCATGCGGCTCCACACCATTCCTACGCGATTCAACCGGTGTTGGCGGAATCGCTGTGAACCGGGCCAGGCGTAGGGTGCCTGGCACCGGGTGTCTCCCGAACGGTCTTGGAGACGGGGAACAGCGCGAGCTGGTCGCTTCGGTCCCGGCAGGTCTTGGTGCCCCGGTGGGGTGTGCCTGTGGCCCTCGGCGGGCTCGTGGTCCCGCGTGCCCTGGGGCGGGGGACGGTCTGGCCGGTAGCTCTCCGTACAACGATCCTCTGGTCGTGTGCGGTCACACCTGGCCGACGCCGTACCCCGTATCCGAGGGCACGCCTGCCGATCGCCACCGAGGCCGCGTGGTGGCCAGTGACAACGGTGGTCATGGATTGCTGCTGGAGCGGGGCCTTCCAGTGTTGCCCGCCCCAGCGGGAGGTGTAAGCCGGGTCAACCGCGACGACGACAAGCCCGGCGTGGTGGGCCATGCCGCGCAGTCGTTCACGGAAGCGCGAGGTGGGCAGTCCGGCGACGGTACGGCGAAAGCTCTTGCCATGTTTGCCCCTGCCCATCGTCTCGCGGCCGGTGGCACGGGCGTCGGCGAAGCCAAGGTTCTCGATCGCCAGACCAGCGCAGCCGTTCATCCGCGCGAGGTTGATCAGTTCGGTAATCGCGGCCCGCAGACGCCCGTCACGCTGGGATGTGTCTCCGGTCAGATCGATCGGCACGGTCATGGGCTGCCCGACCGGATTGCCGTGCGTGTCCACGACGCACGCAGCAAGGTGGTCGGCATTGAGGTCCACGGCCAGCAGCCGGACACCTGCGGCAGCCAGTTCGACCGGGGTAGGCAGCACCGTCTGCGGGGTCGACCAGGAAGCATCGAGGTACCAGCGGTCGCGAACTGGGTCGAGAGTGATGTCGTATCGGACGGCCCGGTTGGCACTGATCCGGTCCAGCCACTCATCGCCTCGGTGGTTGAAAGCCACGCTCGCGGCGAGGCGGTAGCGTCCGCGCGGCATGTTGGCGAGGTGCCGCAGAGGGGCGGGCAGAACGATCGCGACTGTGCCGTCGGCCGGGTCCACACTGATCGTGTAGTTCCCGTACGGCGCACCCGACTCCCCATCGGCGGTCACGAACAAGCGGGCCGCATCCCACCTCTCTCGCCACTCGGCGTCGGTGAGACTAGCGTCGGCGAGGTTGTGCCGCACCTTCGCCAGCTGCCGCCCCCCGACAACCACCGCCGGATGCCCGGCCTCAATACGGCGCTCCACCTCCGCCAGGCGTGCGTTGAGCACCTGCAACCGGCGCTGCTTCTGTGCTCGCTCGGCCCGGTCCGGATAGCCTCGAACACCGCCCACACGCTGACCGCACGACACCTCCAGGCGCTTACGGATCTTGACAATGGCCCGGCGCAGGGACGCTCGCTCGTCGAACAGGCATCGCAGGGAGAGCTGGTACTGATCCTCGGATGCGCGCGTGATCGCCCCCGCCCAGCGCGACGACGACGCCTTCGTCAGCGCGCGTTTCCGTTCCGCCCGCCGATTGCCCTTGACCGGCACCTTGCCAATTCGGACACGCTCAGCCAGATCGCCACGTGCATGGTGCCCGAGGTGTTCACCGAGGAGCGCAAGGACCTTCTCATCAACCGAAGACAGGTGCAGGCGGTCACGGATGCGCGAACCGGTGGGGGCCGAAACCGTAAAGGGAAGGGCCAGCCCTCTGACTTCGCGCTTCCCCTTTCGTACCCCGCGTGCCACCGTCCGCCCCCTCTCTACATGGCGCAGCGTCATTCCGACCTGCCCAGGCAATCAGTCCAACAGGATCACTCACCTCGCATTGCCCCCCACGTTCACCCAAACGAGGTATCCGATGACCAGCCATGACCTACAGCCAAATCGACGGTCGGCAACCCGCCGGAGGGCCGCCGTCACGGCGGCCCTGCTGGCGCTCGCCCTCGGCGCACCCGCCTACGGAATGAGCGCGACGGCATCGCCACCACCCACCCCGTCCACCGCCACCCAGGACGAGGCCATCGTCCAGTACCGGATCCACGGCCCCTCCACGGTCGCCGACCGCACCGCGCTGCTCAGCACCGGCGTGTCGATCGACGAGGTGGACGACCACACCGTCGTCGTCAGCGCCGACACCATGCAGGCCAGGGAACTGCGCGCGCGGGGCTACCAGCTCACCGCCCTCCCCGGACCGCCGGACCGCTCCCTGCCCGGAATCGCGGCGGGCACCATGGACTTCCCCTCGGCGGACTCCAGGTACCACAACTACGCCGAGGCGAGCGCCGAGATCGACCAGCGCATCGCCCAGTACCCCGGGATCATGAGCAAGCGGGTCATCGGGAAGTCGTACCAGGGCCGCGACCTCGTGGCGATCAAGATCAGTGACAACGTCGCCACCGACGAGGCCGAACCCGAGGTGCTCTTCACCGCGCACCAGCACGCCCGCGAGCACCTGACCGTCGAAATGGCCCTGTACCTGCTGAAGGAGTTCGGCGCCAAGTACGGCACGGAGTCCCGGGTCACCAACGCGATCAACAACCGCGAGATCTGGATCATCCCGGACCTCAACCCGGACGGCGGCGAGTACGACATCGCCACCGGCTCCTACCGCTCCTGGCGCAAGAACCGCCAGCCCAACTCCGGCTCCTCCTACGTCGGCACCGACCAGAACCGGAACTGGAACTACAAGTGGGGCTGCTGCGGCGGCTCCAGCAGCAGCAAGAGCTCCGAGACCTACCGGGGCACGGCCCCCGAGTCGACGCCCGAGGTGAAGGTCGTCTCCGACTTCGTCCGCAGCCGGGTGATCGGCGGCAAGCAGCAGATCAAGGCATCGATCGACTTCCACACCTACAGCCAGCTGGTGCTCTGGCCCTTCGGCTGGACGTACAACGACACCGCGCCCGGCCTGACCGCCGACGACCTCGCCGTGTTCAAGAAGATCGGCACGAGCATGGCGTCGAGCAACGGCTACACCCCGGAGCAGTCGAGCGACCTCTACATCACGGACGGGACGATCGACGACTGGCTGTGGGGCAGCCAGAAGATCTTCGCCTACACCTTCGAGATGTACCCGGCGAGCGCAGGCGGCGGCGGCTTCTACCCGCCCGACGAGGTGATCGACCGCGAGACCTCGCGCAACAAGGAGGCCGTGCTCCAGCTGCTGGAGAACGCGGACTGCATGTACCGCTCGATCGGCAAGGAAGCGCAATACTGCGCCGCCTAGCCGCAGGACCGCTCAGGGGCGCCCCACCGCCAGGGGGGCGCCCCTTCGGCGTCTCAGCCGAGCACCGCGAGCGCGTCGATCTCGATGAGCAGGCCGGCCGGCAGGCCCACGTACACGGTCGTCCGGGCGGCCGGGGCCTCCCCCAGGCCCTGCTCCTCGAAGTAGGTGTTGTAGATCCCGTTCATCTCGGCGAAGTGCGCGGTGTCCGTGAGGTAGACGCGGATCATCATCACGTCGTCCCAGCCCGCGCCGCCCGCCTCCAGCACGGAGCGGACGTTCTCCAGCGTCTGGAGGGTCTGCTCGCGCAGCGTCGGCCCGGCCGGCGTCGGCGGCTGCCCGTCCACGTGCGGCAGGAACCCGACCTGGCCGGCGACCTGGAGGATGTTCCCCTTGCGCACCCCGTGCGAGAACTTCGCCGGCGGCGCGGTGTGGGTGTCGGGGGTGATGGCGGTCTTCTCGGTCATGAACCGTCCTTCTGTACGGGGCCGGAGCCTGAGTACTCCTGGCTGATGGTGTCGGCGGTACGCAGGACCAGGGGCAGCAGTTCGAGCAGCCCCTCGGCGGACACGACCACGCTCGGCGCGGAGACGGACAGCGCGGCGACGACCCGCCCGCCCGGCCCGCGCACCGGCGCGCCGAGGCAGTTGACGGACTCCTCGTGCCCCCCGAGGTCCGTGGCCCAGCCCTGCTCCCGGACGAGGGCCAGCTCGCGGAGGAAGGCGGCTGCGTCCGGCGTCGAGCGGGCGGTGTGGCGCGGGTACTCCAGCCGCCGCGCCAGCGCCTCGCGCTCGGGCCCGGGCAGATCGGCGAGGAGCAGCTTGGCGACGGCGGCGACGGTGAGGGCGACGGGCTTGCCGATGCGGGAGTACATGCGCACCGGGTAGCGGCTGTCGACCTTGTCGATGTACACGACCTCGTCGTCCTGGTGGAGGGCGAGGTGGACGGTGTGACCGGTGGCCCTGTTCAGCTCGACCAGGTGGGGGTGCGCGATCTCCCGGACGTCCAGGTTCTCGACGGCCTCGGCGGCGAGCGCGAAGAGCTGCGCCCCGAGCCGGTAGCGGCCGTCGGCCTGCCGGTACACGAAGCGGTGCTCGTGCAGGGTGCGCAGCAGGCGCAGCGCGGTGCTTTTGTGCACGCCGAGCTCGTCGGCGACCTGGCCGAGTCCGGCCGGGCCCTTGGCGAGCAGCGGCAGGATCCCCAGCGCCCGCTCCACGGACTGGCTCATGCGGTCCCTTCCCGTCCGGTCACTGCGAACACCGGCTCCGCCGGCGCCCCGGGCTCCGCCCGGACCCGCGCCTCAATCGCCGGCGGGGCTGAAATTGCCCTGCGGGCAATCCAGCGCGCGAGGCAGACGGCATCAGCCGAATCCAGCCCCGCCGGCGTTTGAGGCGCGGGGTCCGGGGCGGAGCCCCGGCAGCGGCGGCGCGGCCAGAACCCGGGCGGGCCCCAGCGGCAGCGGCCCGGCCGACGTTGACCCACCGTCACCCGGGATGTTAGACAGCAGGCAGCGGCACACGCAACGACCGTTGCATACAGCGCAACCCCGGGAGGGCACCGCATGGCCAGCGACCCCGTCAAGGACCTCGCCGACGAACCGGTCGACCACCGGTTCAAGGGCCTCCCCCCGGACGCCCAGGCGCACGGCCTCACCGTCGGACAGCTCGCCGCCCAGCGCCGGGACCTGTTCGACGGGGGCTTCACCACCCCCGTCCTGACCCTCGACGCGGACGCGCTGGAGCACAACCTCGGCGCCCTCGGCACGTACGCCGCCCGCCACGCCCTCGCCTTCGCCCCGCACGGCAAGACCTGCATGTCCCCCCAGCTCTTCCGCCGCCAGCTGGACCACGGCGCCTGGGGCATCACCGCGGCCGTCCCCCACCAGGCCCGCGTCTACCGCGCCTTCGGCATCCAGCGGATCTTCCTCGCCAACGAACTCGTCGACGCCGCCGCCCTGCGCTGGGTCGCCGCCGAACTCGCCGCCGACCCCGGCTTCCGGTTCGTCTGCTACGTCGACTCCGTGCGCGGCGTCCAGCTCATGGACCGCGCCCTGCGGGGCCAGCCGGCCGTCGTCGACGTCGTCGTGGAGCTCGGCGCCGGTGAGGGAGCCCGCACCGGGGCCCGTACCGACGAGGACTGCCGGGCCGTCGCCGACGCCGTGGCCGGCGCCGCCACCCTGCGCCTGGTCGGCGTCGCCGGCTATGAGGCCGAGGTCCCGGACGCCGACCCCGACCGGGTCGAGGCGTACCTGCGCCGCCTCACCGGCCTTGCCGTCGAGTTCGACAAGGCCGGCCGCTTCGGCGCCGGCCTCGACGAGATCGTCGTCAGCGCGGGCGGCTCCGCCTGGTTCGACGCCGTGGCCGAGGTCTTCGCCGAGATCCCCGAGCTGTCCCGTCCCGTCCTCAAGCTGCTGCGCTCCGGCGCGTACGTCTCCCACGACCACGGCTGGTACACCCGCCTCACCCCCTTCAACCGGCACCCCGAAGAGGGCGGCCTGCGGCCCGCCTTCCGCCTGTGGACCCAGGTCGTCTCGCGCCCCTCCCCCACCCAGGCCTTCGTCAACGCCGGCAAGCGCGACATCGCCTACGACCTCGGCCTGCCCACCGCCGAGCTGGTCCGCGACGCGCTCGACGGAACCGAGCGGCCCGCCACCGGAGTCCGCGTGGTCAAACTGTCCGACCAGCACGCCTGGCTGGAGACCGACGCGGCCGACGGCCTCCAGGTCGGCGACTGGGTAGCACTCGGCATGTCCCACCCCTGCACGATCTTCGAGAAGTGGCCGCTGATCCCGGTCGTCGAGGACGACGGCACGGTCACCGACTACGTGCGCACCTTCTTCTAGGCCCCGGCCGTGGACCTGGTCATCCGCGGGGCCCGCGTCGTCGACGGCACGGGCGGGCCCTCGTACACCGCCGACGTCGGCGTGCACGAGGGCCGGATCGCCGCGATCGGCAGGATCCCGGGCGGGGGCCGGCGCACCCTCGACGCGCACGGCCTCGCCCTCGCACCCGGCTTCACCGACATGCACGCCCACAGCGACCTCGCGCTGCTCCGCGACCCGGACCACAGCGCCAAGGCCGCCCAGGGCGTCACCCTCGAAGTCCTCGGCCAGGACGGCCTGTCGTACGCGCCCGCCGACGACCGGACCCTCGGCGAGGTGCGGGCCGCCATCGCCGGATGGAACGGCGGCGGGCCGGGCAGCACGGAACTCGACTTCGACTGGCGCACCGTCGGCGAGTACCTCGACCGCCTCGACACCGGCTTCGGGGGCGAGGGCATCGCCGTCAACGCCGCGTACCTCGTCCCCCAGGGCACGGTCCGCGCGTACGCCCTCGGCTGGGAGGACCGGCCCGCCACCCCGGCCGAACTGGACCGGATGCGGCGGCTCGTCGCCGACGGCCTCGCCCAGGGCGCGGTCGGCATGTCCTCCGGGCTCACCTACACCCCCGGCATGTACGCCTCCGGAGCCGAACTGACCGAGCTGTGCCGCGTGGTGGCCCGCTACGGCGGCTACTACTGCCCGCACCACCGCTCGTACGGCCACGGCGCGCTCGCCGCCTACGCCGAGATGGTCGGCCTGACCCGGGAGGCCGGCTGCGCCCTGCACCTGGCGCACGCCACCATGAACTTCGGCGAGAACGAGGGCCGGGCCGGCGAGCTGCTCGCCCTGCTCGACGCGGCGCTGACCGACGGCGCCGACATCACCCTCGACAGCTACCCGTACACCCCCGGCTGCACCACCCTCGTCGCCCTGCTCCCCAGTTGGGCCAACGAGGGCGGCCCGGACGCGGTCCTGGCCCGGCTGCGCGACGACGCCCAGGCCGAACGGATCCGCCACGCCCTGGAGGTGGAGGGCGCCGACGGCTGCCACGGGGTGCCCGTCGACTGGTCGACGATCGAGATCTCCGGCGTCACCGATCCCGCCTTCGCACCCCTGGTCGGCACCCGGCTGGACGGCTGGGACACCGCCCGGCGGCTCCTGATCGGCGACCGGCTCGGGCCCACGGTCCTCCAGCACGTCGGCCACGAGGAGAACGTCCGGGCGATCATGCGCCACCCCGTCCACACCGGCGGCTCCGACGGCATCCTCCAGGGCGCGAAACCGCACCCGCGCGCCTACGGCACCTTCCCGCACTACCTCGGCCACTACGTGCGCGAACTCGGCGTGCTCAGCCTGGAGGAGTGCGTCGCCCACCTGGCGGGCCGCCCGGCGGCACGGCTGCGCCTGCCCGACCGGGGACTCGTACGCGAGGGCCTGCGCGCCGACCTCGCCCTCTTCGACCCGGACACGGTCGCGGCCGGCTCCACGTACGAGAACCCGCGCGCGCTGCCCGCCGGCATCCCGCACGTCCTGATCGGCGGACGGTTCGTGATGCGCGACGGGCGCCGGACGGACGTGCTGGCCGGCCGCTCGGTGCGCCGCACCGCTCATCCCCGTACGCATATCTGACATTTACGATGGTCGGCATGGTCGCCTTCGCTCTTGCCGCCCTGTTTTTCCTCGCCTTCTGCATAAGTGCCAGAGAAGACCGCCGCCGCTTCCGCAACGCCGTGCTGTTCGGGCTGACCTTCATCACCCTCTCGTTCGCCCTGCTCCTCCAGGTGGAACGGCTGCCCGGCTGGGCGGCCCCGGTCGTCGTCCTGCTGGTCTTCGCCACACCCGCGCTCGGCACTCTGGCCCTGGGCGTCTTCCTCGTCGCCAACGGCGTGACCATGGTCCGCAAGGAGGGCGGCCGCCCGGCCAACCTGCTGTCGATGCTCGCGGGGCTGGGGATCTTCGGGATGATCGCGCTGCTGATCGCCGTGGGCTGGTTCGGCTCCCCGCTCCTGGGCGGTCTCGCGGGGACGCTCACCCTGGTCGTCGGCTACGTCTCCTTCATCTTCCTGTGCTTCCTCGGCTACGCCTTCCTGTACGGGCGGATCAAGGTGCGCGGCGACGTCGACCACGTGGTCATGCTGGGCTCGGGCCTGGTCGGCGGGGACCGGGTGCCGCCGCTGCTGGCCTCGCGCCTGCGCAAGGGGCAGGAGATCTACGAGGCCCAACTGGCCCGGGGCGGGCGGCCGCCGGTGCTGCTCACCTCGGGCGGCAAGGGTTCGGACGAGAAGGTGGCCGAGGCCCGGGCGATGGCGGACTGGCTGATCGCGCAGGGCGTGCCGGCGGAGCACATCGCGCTGGAGGACCGTTCCACGACGACCGAGGAGAACATGCGGTTCAGCCGGGAGATCATGGCGGCGCAGGACCCGGCCTACCGGTGCGTGGTGGTCACCAACAACTTCCACGCCTTCCGGGCCGCGATGCTGGCCCGCAAGGCCGGGGTCAACGGTCAGGTGCTGGGCTCTCCCACGGCGAAGTACTACTGGCCGAGCGCCACCATCCGCGAGTTCGTCGCGGTGTTCTGGGAGCACAAGGCCGTGAACCTGGGGATCTGCGGGCTGCTGATCGCCCTGGGCGCGCTGGGCACACTGTCCGCCGTGGCCGTGACCACCTGATCGTGCGGAGGTGCCGTGACTCCCCCCCTCGGCAGCCACGGCACCGGTTCCCACACGGCCTACTGGACGCGCTGCCAGAGGGCCGGGACGTTCGGCGGCTCCCAGCCCGT comes from Streptomyces sp. NBC_01408 and encodes:
- a CDS encoding amino acid deaminase, with amino-acid sequence MASDPVKDLADEPVDHRFKGLPPDAQAHGLTVGQLAAQRRDLFDGGFTTPVLTLDADALEHNLGALGTYAARHALAFAPHGKTCMSPQLFRRQLDHGAWGITAAVPHQARVYRAFGIQRIFLANELVDAAALRWVAAELAADPGFRFVCYVDSVRGVQLMDRALRGQPAVVDVVVELGAGEGARTGARTDEDCRAVADAVAGAATLRLVGVAGYEAEVPDADPDRVEAYLRRLTGLAVEFDKAGRFGAGLDEIVVSAGGSAWFDAVAEVFAEIPELSRPVLKLLRSGAYVSHDHGWYTRLTPFNRHPEEGGLRPAFRLWTQVVSRPSPTQAFVNAGKRDIAYDLGLPTAELVRDALDGTERPATGVRVVKLSDQHAWLETDAADGLQVGDWVALGMSHPCTIFEKWPLIPVVEDDGTVTDYVRTFF
- a CDS encoding amidohydrolase family protein → MDLVIRGARVVDGTGGPSYTADVGVHEGRIAAIGRIPGGGRRTLDAHGLALAPGFTDMHAHSDLALLRDPDHSAKAAQGVTLEVLGQDGLSYAPADDRTLGEVRAAIAGWNGGGPGSTELDFDWRTVGEYLDRLDTGFGGEGIAVNAAYLVPQGTVRAYALGWEDRPATPAELDRMRRLVADGLAQGAVGMSSGLTYTPGMYASGAELTELCRVVARYGGYYCPHHRSYGHGALAAYAEMVGLTREAGCALHLAHATMNFGENEGRAGELLALLDAALTDGADITLDSYPYTPGCTTLVALLPSWANEGGPDAVLARLRDDAQAERIRHALEVEGADGCHGVPVDWSTIEISGVTDPAFAPLVGTRLDGWDTARRLLIGDRLGPTVLQHVGHEENVRAIMRHPVHTGGSDGILQGAKPHPRAYGTFPHYLGHYVRELGVLSLEECVAHLAGRPAARLRLPDRGLVREGLRADLALFDPDTVAAGSTYENPRALPAGIPHVLIGGRFVMRDGRRTDVLAGRSVRRTAHPRTHI
- a CDS encoding YdcF family protein, which gives rise to MVAFALAALFFLAFCISAREDRRRFRNAVLFGLTFITLSFALLLQVERLPGWAAPVVVLLVFATPALGTLALGVFLVANGVTMVRKEGGRPANLLSMLAGLGIFGMIALLIAVGWFGSPLLGGLAGTLTLVVGYVSFIFLCFLGYAFLYGRIKVRGDVDHVVMLGSGLVGGDRVPPLLASRLRKGQEIYEAQLARGGRPPVLLTSGGKGSDEKVAEARAMADWLIAQGVPAEHIALEDRSTTTEENMRFSREIMAAQDPAYRCVVVTNNFHAFRAAMLARKAGVNGQVLGSPTAKYYWPSATIREFVAVFWEHKAVNLGICGLLIALGALGTLSAVAVTT